Part of the Lutra lutra chromosome 4, mLutLut1.2, whole genome shotgun sequence genome is shown below.
CCATAGTAAGCACTCAGCTTTAGTTTTTATTGTCCTCGGTGTCCCCTTGGGGGAATGCAGATCTGCAGCCAAACTATCACACACCCCAAGGCAGCGAGGACTGTCCCACTGTCCCATCTGGACtcagccctgcctccccagccccctagTGGTCCCGATCCGGAGCATGACCACAGGAGGACACCCAGAAGAACCCAGGGCTGCTGGGTGCAGACGTGCTCCCCTGAGGAGCAGGGGGTACTTCAGAACCGCAGGGAACccaggggaagggcaggcccCCGGGGTCCCCATGCACACCTGGGGTTGCTCCGGTACCCGGCTGTTCAGAAGCAAAGGCTTAGTGGCCCTTCTATGcctctggggctgggagcagcctGCCAGGGGAGGGGAACTAGGCACGTAGGGCCCAAAAGGGTACAAGTGCCTCCTTAAAGCATATGCCCTGGGCCCGTGGCTTGCAGCACCCTAACCAGACCCATCCCTTGGGTGGGAAGCCATTTTGTGAGTCTTATTTCAGGTTCTTGAGGGACGGTTCCTAGGGGCAGAAGGCATTCAGGTCCCCTTGAGAATCTGAGTTCATCAGATCTGTAAGAGATTTCTGAGGTAATCAGTCTCTTCCCCTCATATTCATGAGgtgactgaggcccagagcagtcATGCTAATTGCCCAAGACACCCAGCTGAAGAGCAGCTGGGGTTCCGGCCCGCAGATCTAACAAGCTGTGTGATCAGTACCCCCTGCTCCACCCCAGGCTGCCTCCAAGAAGCAAGGAGCCGGGCCCAACCCCTGTGAGCTGCTCCTGGAGTCAGAGTCAGAAAATCAGGGTCCAGTCCCAGCTGTCTGGCTCAGGGCCCTGAGCAGGTCTGTGCTGTACCTTATGGCTGCTGGGGTGACACTCTTCTCCTTCCCGCCCCAGCGGGGTGCACATCCGAAGCCCACGCAGCCACAGGCTGATTGCACAGCAGGAGCCCGCCCCACACTGGACATCCCTCTCACAGGCCTGCAGGGAGACAAAGCGGCCATTCAGAGCCCGTTAGTGCCACCCAAGAGAAACCAGAAGGGAAAGGTACATCCGAATCCCTCATGGCTGCCTGGCACCCCAGGCAGCACATCCATGCTTCTGCTCCACTCACAACAAGATGCAGTGGGCTCAGCGGGGCATCCAACTGCTTCCGAGGACCCCTCCAAGCTCCTCAGAGCCCATCCAGTAGGGAGGCAACGCTCCTCCTCGGACCAAGCCAGAGTCAGGAGCATGGCTCTTCGGCTCTAGTAAATGCTCCAAGGATGCTGGGGAAATGGAACTGATCTGAATTCCTAGaggtggggggcggaggggggacaTTGATGGCCCTAGTCCCGAGGGGGTCAGTCCTAGGACTAACGATCCAACCTTGACCCCACACCCAGGGTTGGTGTCTTCCTTCTCCTGGCCCCCACCTTGGCCCTCCCCTCAGCCTTCACCAGAAGCCCAGCCTCACTGAGATGCCAGCACCCCAGAGAACAGGGGTCTCCCTGGTGCTTCTCTGCTGGCATCCTCAATCCCCAGAGAGGGGTGGACCCATCTGGGCTGGGCTCCAGAACAGGAGCTGGGCGGCTTTGCCTGGTTTCTGGAAGCTGTGAATTTGCTCAGCCCCAGGGAGGGAAAGTGGGGGTGCGGGGTCAGCTTGCCCGCTCCCCAGAGGAGGTGCAAGTGACAGTCACCTGGCCATGCATGTCTCCAGCCCAGCGAGGCTACATCTCACACACCCAGCAGCCCCTGAAAGCCCGGGTCAGGGTCGAGCAGACCCTCCCTTACTGTCCTGCCACAGAGCTGGAACATCATGGTCTCAATCAGGCAGGAGGGAATATCCCATCCTAAATCCAGGAAGGTCACAGTCCAGGGAGCAGGGGCGTGTGGCCATGTCCGCCCAGCCTCTTCCTGACAGTCAGCCTCAGGGCGGCAGCAGGgcatggagaggggagggagatcctgacaccccctccccagcactgGGTCCCACCCTCTCCAGATGTTGGAGCAGGCCCAGTGAGGTCACCTGGGCGTCAAGGTCAACCCACAGCTCCCATCCCTCTTGGTGGCTTCTCTCCTTTGTTCTTGGCCTCCCCGGCCTCAGGCTACATAATAGGAGATTCAGAGACTGATTCATTAGGTATAATTTTGCCCTAACAATGTTATTCATGCTCTGGGTCTTAAAAGCATTGACTTGACTTTAATATGTGTTCGTCTTTGAAACTtagtctttttcctttaaaaaggagaagaaagacctTTCCTTTCTGTGACCATGAAAACTAATGAGATTTCAGGAATGGTTTGgcatttttctatatttccatTCTTTATGTAAAAAGTTAAAGGACattggagaaaaattaatttcccccctttttttttagcAGCTTTGATCTGGAAAACTGTTAGGTATTACTTTCCCTTTTAGTAAGAGTTGTCCCACCACTGTAACACATTTGAGGGTGGTCCCAGGGAAAGCCCCGGTCTGAGGGTTTCGAATTCTAAGACAGGCAGTGCCCCTGTGTGGGAAACCTCCACTGGGAGGCAAGATTTCTACTTGTTATCAGATGCTTGCTTTTGGGTACACCCAGCCAAATGCTCTGATCAGAACCGAGCACAGttaaatacataaacaataaagaaaggaaagaatttcaagacaaTCTTCCTTAAGAGTAAAAAAAGCAGAAGTTAAACATCCCCAATTAAAGCTAATAAGGTCCCTGACTTTAATTAAGTCAACATGCTGTGTAAATGACACTGACATGTGGGCCAGATTGTATATGAAATCCCAAATTTACACAAAAGATAAATTACGGGGTGCTAATCAGCTTTATGAAAGAATTCCTTACTACACAATTAGGAATCTTATTCTTCCCCAAGGTCTAAACTTCAAAATGTTCGATGTTCTTCTAATGAATTTGGAAATAAGACTCGACTTACACATAGCCTCTCCAAAGTAGACCCCATCTAGGAGGGGGGTAAGGTATGACTAATCTGAAAATCATGTGGAATGTCCCTCTGAAATGCTGGCTGACCACTGACTccctaatttttgttttgtttcggtttggtttggtttgcctCCTGCATGGTTGCTGGCTCCCATTCCGGGCAGACCCTGACACCCGCCCAAAACCCAAGGCATAGAGGGAGTTGGACGCCTTACCCCAGTGATCACGGCACAGTCCGACATAGTCAGCAGAAGGAACATGACTGAGACTCGCATGGCACCTCTCATGGTCACTTGGGTGAAGGCACAACGCTGCCTGCTCCACGGCCTCTCGCTTGGTCCCACTCAGCCTCCTGCGCCAGCTGGGAAGGCCAGGCTGTccagccctctccctcctcccagattTATGCAGTCCGATCCCGGCTGCCCGTGGGcgcctctctctgctcttcccttcccCGTCACCAGTGCTATTTAGATGATCTCAGGGATGAACATGAGACCTGAATCTCTGATGACATCAGATCAtcatcaaaaccaataaaaatgaacacatcgGGGGCGTTGACAGTGGCTCGAGCTCTCCAAGGAGCCCAGAGATGCAGTCAGTGACATACGTTTCACTCTATAGTCTTCGGCGCCTCTGGGGCATCCTTCTATTctgattggggtggggggtggtggggggcaggcagctCTGGCAATGAATTAAGGGATTTACAACATCACCATTTATCCTTTCTGCTCCAAACCATGCAGCATACATGTAGGATCACCCGCCCCCTCACCATCAAGCCAACAAGAATTACCTGGGCATTTACCATTGGTCCAGCCCAGAGTTGGTGGCCAAGAAGACATGCATGGGGAAGGCAGTGTCCCTGGTCCTCTAAAAGGTTAAAAGTCCGATAGGGAGACATAAGACAGTGAGAGAATAAGGCCATGCTTGGGGGGAAAGGGTTGACATCTCTGAGAGGCCCACATGAGCAATAGCTCCGTAAGAGGCTCAAGAGGAACACCAAGTGTCACTTGGTACAGGAACCAGAGGGCAGAAGATGAGCCCAGGTCTCTTCAGAGAAGCACGCTTGGGTCCGGGTACAGATAAAGGGAGCCAGGAGCCTCCCTGCTACCTTCCTGGGTTTgggtgagcatgagagggggtgAACAAACATGGTGGACCCCGGTGCTAGTTTGGTAGGAACTTGAATTTGGGCATGGGTCCTCTCATTGGGCTAGGAAGGCCCCGGTCCCAGACCTCCCACACCAGCCAACCCAGAGATAGCTCTCAGAATCCTGTACCAGACATCTGCTTCCCTTCACAAGAATAAAAGCTATTATTTCCAAGTATGCTTTGCCATATGTTAATAGATGTTACACACACcgatgaataaatgaaagtgtCTACCGTCaacactttgggaaacactgattATACAAGTTCAACCAGGTTTTTTACTGCaggacttttcagagcctttCCTAGGCTACCAAGCAGGAAAGGCAATTTGTAGCTCTCCCAAACCAAGCCATCCATCAGAAGCTTTTTCCTTAGAGT
Proteins encoded:
- the PROK1 gene encoding prokineticin-1; this encodes MRGAMRVSVMFLLLTMSDCAVITGACERDVQCGAGSCCAISLWLRGLRMCTPLGREGEECHPSSHKVPFFRKRQHHTCPCLPNLLCSRCRDGRYRCSMDLKNISF